In one window of Impatiens glandulifera unplaced genomic scaffold, dImpGla2.1, whole genome shotgun sequence DNA:
- the LOC124917071 gene encoding uncharacterized protein LOC124917071: protein MGPGSKFYFQKYIQTSLEDDFKTVVGVSHVLWASFVIFLLLNINDNLGGWNRASSYYEKNGYGNHPKTLQTAKENFELALEVDNSNKQARGAALLVEAAVCVIQMHNMN from the exons ATGGGTCCAGGAAGTAAATTTTACTTCCAAAAGTATATCCAAACGTCATTGGAGGATGATTTCAAAACAGTTGTAGGAGTAAG tCATGTCTTGTGGGCGTCATTTGTGATCTTCTTGCTCCTGAATATTAATG ATAATCTTGGTGGTTGGAACAGAGCTTCAagttattatgaaaaaaatggcTATGGAAATCACCCAAAGACATTGCAGACGGCAAAGGAGAATTTTGAGTTAGCCCTGGAGGTTgacaattcaaataaacaagCTAG AGGGGCTGCTTTATTGGTTGAAGCTGCAGTATGTGTGATCCAGATGCATAATATGAACTAG